A genome region from Sphingobium sp. CR2-8 includes the following:
- a CDS encoding uracil-DNA glycosylase family protein, with product MRGLLQNDAVAADAYLAWWQLAGVDCAIGETPVNWLRPVAARPSPSPAAVSAAPVIDKPRTLESFLVWLADDPAQPEQRWAGPRIAPTGGAQAALMVVTDLPDPVDMGEGRLLADRAGLLFDAMLRAIGLDRDAIHLASLFTARPPGGMVEASDLEIAATRMRTHISLARPHRLLLLGDRTIRALMSTDGASLPNSLRQFNHDGGTVPAVATFHPRLLLTQPAAKAECWRTLQSLIEEARP from the coding sequence ATGCGGGGATTATTGCAGAATGATGCGGTGGCCGCCGACGCCTATCTGGCGTGGTGGCAACTGGCTGGCGTGGATTGCGCCATAGGCGAAACGCCTGTGAACTGGCTGCGCCCGGTCGCCGCACGGCCGTCGCCTTCGCCCGCTGCCGTCTCCGCCGCGCCTGTAATCGACAAGCCCCGAACACTCGAATCGTTCCTTGTCTGGTTGGCGGATGATCCTGCACAGCCTGAGCAGCGCTGGGCGGGTCCACGGATCGCGCCCACCGGCGGCGCGCAGGCTGCGCTGATGGTCGTGACCGACCTCCCCGATCCGGTCGATATGGGCGAAGGGCGTCTGCTGGCTGATCGCGCCGGATTGCTGTTCGACGCGATGTTGCGCGCCATCGGTCTCGATCGCGACGCCATCCACCTGGCGTCCCTGTTCACCGCCCGCCCGCCAGGTGGCATGGTCGAGGCATCGGATCTGGAAATCGCGGCCACCCGGATGCGAACCCATATTTCTCTGGCCCGGCCCCATCGCCTGTTGCTGCTCGGCGACAGGACGATCCGTGCGCTGATGTCGACGGATGGAGCGTCACTTCCTAATAGTTTACGCCAATTTAATCATGATGGCGGCACTGTGCCCGCTGTCGCCACATTTCATCCCCGGCTGCTGCTGACCCAGCCTGCAGCCAAGGCGGAATGCTGGCGCACCCTGCAAAGCCTGATCGAGGAAGCCCGTCCGTGA
- the moaB gene encoding molybdenum cofactor biosynthesis protein B: MPIDDSRAFIPVRIAVLTVSDTRSPADDRSGNTLVERLEGVGHILAARNIERDDTSAIVARLHAWIEDPQIDVILTTGGTGVTGRDVTPEAIAQVQDKEIPGFGELFRWLSYQSIGTSTIQSRATACVARGTYIFALPGSTGAVKDAWDGILVTQLDSRFRPCNFVELMPRLTER, from the coding sequence ATGCCGATCGACGACAGCCGGGCCTTCATCCCGGTTCGGATCGCCGTGCTGACCGTATCGGACACGCGCAGCCCGGCGGACGATCGTTCCGGCAATACGCTTGTCGAGCGACTGGAAGGCGTCGGCCATATCCTGGCGGCCCGCAACATCGAACGCGACGACACATCCGCCATCGTCGCGCGCCTCCATGCCTGGATCGAAGATCCGCAGATCGACGTGATCCTGACGACCGGCGGCACCGGCGTCACCGGGCGGGACGTCACGCCCGAAGCGATCGCGCAGGTGCAGGACAAAGAGATCCCGGGGTTCGGCGAACTGTTCCGTTGGCTCAGCTACCAGAGCATCGGCACCTCGACCATCCAGTCCCGCGCCACCGCCTGCGTCGCGCGCGGCACCTATATTTTTGCGCTGCCCGGCTCCACTGGCGCGGTGAAGGACGCATGGGACGGCATCCTCGTCACGCAGCTCGACAGCCGTTTCCGCCCCTGTAATTTCGTCGAACTGATGCCACGCCTGACAGAACGCTAG
- a CDS encoding tetratricopeptide repeat protein, giving the protein MLTAPVVFPTPAGASVDPSGPLHAYARARMADGDGALGQAVASYREALQQDPARLEIARRAYVQALESGDRSLTRQSAILLDAAGALPRDGTLLLIGEALTAKDWVAARSLTDRMMEEGNFAFIGPLVRSWISLGEETYAPPVINGKDRFASLGLRYVDEHTALQALARRDLAAAVPAIRRALAIRSGDGAAPRLAFAGQLAAQGAKAEALMLLPVGSASFARARADIEKGKRLKAWGAATTPAQGYARLLSRLALDVSADTNVSPLGLRLARIATFADPGGAEPHIIAAHLLTTQGHPAGGATEARKVSVDGWYGAMAQAELIDALAAAGDLDGALMLARAQAAEPGAEAERHVRLGRLLAQKQDFDGAAAAFRQAQAGYAVDQMPWTLLLFEGSALEQGNRWDEARAVLERAAAIAPNEPTILNYLGYAQIERRQNVGAALELLKKASALKPQDASITDSLGWAQFVTGNVDAAVPVLERAAAGAPTDSTINEHLGDALWTAGRRYEARYAWAAASVFAEGDAAARLAAKRKIGMTPEYAAP; this is encoded by the coding sequence ATGCTGACGGCCCCGGTGGTGTTTCCGACCCCGGCGGGGGCGTCGGTCGACCCCAGTGGTCCGCTCCACGCCTATGCCCGCGCGCGGATGGCGGATGGCGATGGCGCATTGGGCCAGGCGGTGGCCAGCTATCGGGAGGCTTTGCAGCAAGACCCGGCGCGGTTGGAAATCGCGCGCCGCGCCTATGTTCAGGCCCTGGAAAGTGGAGACCGGTCGCTGACGCGGCAGTCGGCCATACTGCTGGACGCGGCGGGCGCGTTGCCGCGTGATGGGACGCTGCTGCTGATAGGCGAAGCTTTGACGGCTAAGGACTGGGTCGCGGCGCGCAGCTTGACCGATCGCATGATGGAAGAGGGCAATTTCGCCTTTATCGGACCGCTCGTGCGCAGTTGGATATCGCTGGGCGAGGAGACATATGCGCCGCCGGTGATCAACGGCAAGGATCGCTTCGCGTCGCTGGGCTTGCGCTATGTTGACGAACATACGGCATTGCAGGCGCTGGCGCGCCGCGATCTGGCGGCGGCGGTGCCTGCGATCCGGCGGGCGCTGGCGATCCGCAGTGGCGACGGCGCGGCCCCGCGGCTGGCCTTCGCCGGTCAACTCGCCGCACAGGGCGCCAAGGCCGAAGCGCTGATGTTGCTGCCAGTCGGTAGCGCCAGCTTCGCACGCGCGCGCGCTGACATCGAAAAGGGCAAAAGGCTCAAGGCATGGGGTGCTGCGACGACCCCGGCGCAGGGCTATGCCCGGCTGCTGTCGCGACTGGCATTGGACGTATCGGCCGACACCAACGTATCGCCGCTGGGATTGCGGTTGGCGCGGATAGCGACGTTCGCCGATCCCGGCGGGGCGGAGCCGCATATCATCGCCGCGCATCTGCTGACGACGCAGGGGCATCCGGCGGGCGGCGCGACCGAAGCGCGAAAAGTGTCGGTCGACGGCTGGTATGGCGCGATGGCGCAAGCCGAATTGATCGATGCCCTGGCGGCGGCCGGCGATCTGGACGGCGCTTTGATGCTGGCGCGCGCACAGGCGGCCGAGCCGGGTGCGGAGGCGGAACGGCATGTGCGGCTGGGCCGCCTGCTGGCGCAGAAACAGGATTTCGACGGTGCGGCGGCGGCCTTTCGGCAGGCGCAGGCGGGCTATGCCGTGGACCAGATGCCTTGGACGCTGCTGCTGTTCGAAGGCAGCGCGCTGGAACAGGGCAATAGGTGGGACGAGGCGCGCGCCGTCCTGGAGCGCGCTGCGGCGATCGCGCCCAACGAACCGACGATCCTCAACTATCTCGGCTATGCGCAGATCGAGCGGCGGCAGAATGTCGGGGCGGCGCTGGAATTGCTGAAGAAGGCGAGCGCGTTGAAGCCGCAGGATGCGTCCATCACCGATTCGCTGGGATGGGCGCAGTTCGTGACCGGCAATGTCGATGCGGCAGTGCCGGTATTGGAGCGCGCGGCGGCGGGCGCGCCGACCGACAGCACGATCAACGAGCATCTGGGCGATGCGCTCTGGACGGCGGGACGGCGCTATGAAGCGCGCTACGCCTGGGCCGCTGCCTCGGTCTTTGCCGAAGGGGATGCGGCCGCACGGCTGGCGGCCAAGCGCAAGATAGGGATGACGCCCGAATATGCCGCACCCTGA
- a CDS encoding 4-(cytidine 5'-diphospho)-2-C-methyl-D-erythritol kinase, translating to MPHPDPTLGSADDSSPPAMTEIAYAKVNVALHVRARRDDGYHALESLFVFAEHGDGLQGWATDDGAIDLTIDGPFGGTLDAGTDNLVMRAARTLQAYLGEQRGATIRLTKRLPVASGIGGGSADAAATLRLLVRLWDVRIDPAELAGLALDLGSDVPACIASVTQLVGGRGERLTRHVVEGLEGLPMLLVNPGVGVSTARVFAGWDRIDRGALDAVSFAALREDGRNDLQAAALAVAPVIGDVLAVLKAQDGLLLARMSGSGATCFALFRDDAALAAAAQAVRRASADWWTMETRIRSV from the coding sequence ATGCCGCACCCTGACCCGACGCTGGGCAGCGCGGACGATAGTTCGCCGCCTGCGATGACCGAGATCGCCTACGCCAAGGTCAATGTCGCCCTGCATGTGCGGGCGCGGCGCGACGATGGCTATCATGCGCTGGAAAGCCTGTTCGTGTTTGCAGAGCATGGCGACGGATTGCAGGGGTGGGCGACGGACGACGGCGCGATCGACCTGACCATCGACGGGCCGTTCGGCGGGACGTTGGATGCCGGAACCGACAATCTGGTGATGCGGGCCGCGCGCACTTTGCAGGCCTATCTGGGCGAGCAGCGCGGTGCGACGATCCGGCTGACCAAGCGGCTGCCGGTCGCATCGGGCATCGGCGGGGGATCGGCGGATGCCGCAGCGACGCTGCGCCTGTTGGTGCGCTTGTGGGATGTGCGGATCGATCCGGCGGAACTGGCCGGACTGGCGCTGGACCTGGGATCGGACGTGCCGGCCTGCATCGCGAGCGTGACGCAATTGGTCGGAGGCCGGGGCGAGAGGCTGACGCGCCATGTGGTCGAGGGACTGGAAGGATTGCCGATGCTGCTGGTCAATCCCGGCGTCGGCGTGTCCACCGCGCGGGTATTTGCGGGATGGGACCGGATTGATCGCGGTGCGCTCGACGCCGTCAGCTTTGCCGCGTTGCGCGAAGATGGCCGTAATGATCTCCAGGCCGCTGCGCTGGCGGTGGCCCCGGTTATCGGCGATGTGCTGGCGGTCCTGAAGGCGCAGGACGGCCTGTTGCTGGCGCGCATGTCGGGATCAGGCGCGACATGCTTCGCGCTGTTTCGTGACGACGCCGCGCTGGCTGCTGCGGCGCAGGCGGTGCGGCGGGCCAGTGCCGATTGGTGGACGATGGAAACACGGATCAGGAGCGTATGA
- a CDS encoding N-formylglutamate amidohydrolase, producing the protein MTQAYSQIDGGDLDLLIVADHASAHVPDDIDLGIDPGLLRNHIAIDIGVAEVSRLLAGQLGATAILGGVSRLVIDLNREEDAAGLLPVMSDGHAIAGNRDADLSDRMIRFHHPYHRRIAHLLDGMTSPFILSVHSFTPRLASDPEQQRPWDIGILYNRDDRAARIAIPMLEAAGLKVGDQLPYAGTLLNATMNRHAEANGIPYLGVEMRQDLVGDAQGQARFASLLGPVVLECRSRLV; encoded by the coding sequence ATGACGCAAGCCTATAGCCAGATCGACGGCGGAGACCTGGACCTGCTGATCGTCGCAGATCACGCCTCCGCCCATGTGCCCGACGATATCGACCTGGGTATCGATCCCGGCCTGCTACGCAACCATATCGCGATCGACATTGGTGTGGCGGAGGTCAGCCGATTGCTGGCGGGTCAACTCGGCGCGACGGCCATATTGGGTGGCGTGTCGCGGCTGGTGATCGATCTCAACCGGGAAGAGGACGCCGCCGGACTGCTGCCGGTCATGAGCGACGGTCATGCCATAGCGGGAAACCGGGACGCGGACCTGAGCGACCGGATGATACGGTTCCATCATCCCTATCATCGGCGGATTGCCCACCTTCTGGATGGGATGACGTCGCCTTTCATCCTGTCGGTCCATAGCTTCACGCCACGATTGGCGAGCGATCCGGAGCAGCAGCGGCCGTGGGATATCGGGATACTTTACAATCGGGACGATCGTGCCGCGCGCATCGCCATTCCCATGCTGGAAGCGGCAGGGCTGAAGGTCGGCGATCAGCTGCCTTATGCCGGGACATTGCTCAATGCGACGATGAACCGGCATGCCGAAGCCAATGGCATCCCCTATCTGGGCGTGGAGATGCGGCAGGATCTGGTGGGCGACGCCCAAGGGCAGGCGCGCTTCGCATCGCTGTTGGGACCGGTGGTGCTGGAATGCAGGAGCAGATTGGTATGA
- a CDS encoding electron transfer flavoprotein-ubiquinone oxidoreductase has product MSERESMPYDVVIVGGGPAGLSAAIKLKQQAEAAGQELAVCVLEKGSEIGAHILSGAVIDPKALDELLPEWRDMGCNLADVPVTDNQHWFLTKTGKIAMPHILTPGWMHNKGTYTGSLGNLCRWLAEQAEGLGVEIFPGFAAAEILYNEDGSVKGVATGDMGVARDGEHKGDYQPGLELHAKYTFFAEGARGHLTKVLKRQFALDADVEPQVYGLGMKELWDIDPALHQPGLVIHSQGWPLTDAYGGGFLYHQANGQVALGFVVGLGYRNPHLYPFEEFQRWKQHPEIRKFLEGGRRVSYGARAINEGGWQSIPKLVFPGGALIGCSAGFVNVPRIKGTHTAMKSGMLAAEAAFEAIQNERARDVLSDYEDRLRSSWIATELQLVKNAEPLLSKFGGTIGTVLAGIDMWMRTLKIGLPFTMKHKPDNEKIWHKDACAKIAYPKPDGVVSFDRLSSVFLSNTNHEEDQPVHLQLKDPAIPISYNLPLYDEPAQRYCPAGVYEVVGQEEGLPHFQINAQNCVHCKTCDIKDPTQNINWVVPEGGGGPNYPNM; this is encoded by the coding sequence ATGAGCGAACGGGAATCGATGCCGTACGACGTCGTGATCGTCGGCGGGGGACCGGCCGGCCTGTCGGCGGCGATCAAACTCAAGCAGCAGGCAGAGGCGGCGGGCCAGGAACTGGCCGTCTGCGTTCTGGAGAAGGGCTCGGAAATCGGCGCCCATATCCTGTCCGGTGCGGTGATCGATCCCAAGGCGCTCGACGAATTGCTGCCCGAATGGCGCGACATGGGGTGTAATCTGGCCGATGTGCCCGTGACCGACAATCAGCATTGGTTCCTGACCAAGACCGGTAAGATCGCCATGCCCCATATCCTGACGCCCGGCTGGATGCACAACAAGGGCACCTATACCGGGTCGCTGGGTAATCTGTGCCGCTGGCTGGCGGAACAGGCCGAAGGGTTGGGCGTCGAAATCTTCCCCGGTTTCGCTGCCGCCGAAATCCTCTACAATGAGGATGGCAGCGTGAAGGGGGTCGCGACCGGCGACATGGGCGTCGCGCGGGATGGCGAGCATAAAGGTGATTATCAGCCCGGCCTGGAGCTGCATGCCAAATATACTTTTTTCGCGGAAGGCGCGCGCGGCCATCTGACCAAGGTTTTGAAACGCCAGTTCGCGCTGGATGCGGACGTTGAGCCGCAAGTCTATGGCCTGGGCATGAAGGAATTGTGGGACATCGATCCCGCCTTGCATCAGCCGGGGCTGGTGATCCACTCGCAGGGTTGGCCGCTGACCGATGCCTATGGCGGCGGGTTCCTTTACCATCAGGCCAATGGGCAGGTGGCGCTAGGATTCGTGGTGGGGCTGGGCTATCGCAACCCGCATCTCTATCCGTTCGAGGAGTTCCAGCGCTGGAAGCAGCATCCGGAGATCCGCAAGTTCTTGGAAGGCGGGCGTCGCGTGTCCTATGGCGCGCGCGCGATCAACGAGGGCGGCTGGCAGTCGATTCCCAAGCTGGTCTTCCCCGGCGGCGCGCTGATCGGATGCAGCGCAGGCTTCGTGAACGTGCCCCGGATCAAGGGTACGCACACGGCGATGAAGTCCGGCATGCTGGCGGCAGAGGCTGCCTTCGAGGCGATCCAGAATGAGCGCGCGCGCGATGTGCTGAGCGATTATGAGGATCGCCTGCGCAGCAGCTGGATCGCGACCGAGTTGCAGCTGGTCAAGAATGCCGAGCCTTTGCTGTCGAAGTTCGGCGGCACGATCGGCACGGTGCTCGCCGGGATCGACATGTGGATGCGCACGCTCAAGATCGGCCTGCCATTCACGATGAAGCACAAGCCGGACAATGAAAAGATCTGGCATAAGGACGCCTGCGCGAAGATCGCCTATCCCAAGCCCGATGGCGTCGTCAGCTTCGACCGCTTGTCGTCGGTGTTCCTGTCGAACACCAATCATGAGGAGGACCAGCCGGTTCATTTGCAACTGAAGGACCCGGCCATCCCGATCAGCTACAACCTGCCTCTTTATGACGAGCCGGCGCAACGTTATTGTCCCGCCGGCGTCTATGAAGTGGTGGGTCAGGAGGAGGGGCTGCCCCACTTCCAGATCAACGCGCAGAATTGCGTCCATTGCAAGACGTGCGACATCAAGGACCCGACCCAGAATATCAACTGGGTCGTGCCCGAGGGCGGCGGAGGGCCGAATTATCCCAATATGTAA
- a CDS encoding PA0069 family radical SAM protein, whose protein sequence is MAIEKGRGATLNGDSRRFNLPQREADGDWLDAITDIDGAVARTRTQVTVEYPRTILTRNNSPDVGFDRSINAYRGCEHGCIYCFARPSHAYHDLSPGLDFETKLFAKPDAAKLLRAELSRRGYVVAPIAMGTNTDPYQPIEKDWRITRDVLELLVETRHPTFITTKSDRILRDIDLLSDLARDGLVAVMLSVTSLDPAVARTLEPRAPHPLRRVEAIRRLSEAGIPVTANISPIIPGITDHEIEAIVARVAAAGARDVGFIPVRLPHEVAPLFRAWLDTYYPDRASKVMAIINDLRGGKDNDPNFGTRMRGQGVWADLIRTRFAKARKRAGLGADRLILRTDLFRPPEGAQMRLF, encoded by the coding sequence ATGGCGATCGAAAAGGGCAGAGGCGCAACGCTGAATGGCGACAGTCGCCGTTTCAACCTGCCCCAGCGTGAAGCCGACGGCGATTGGCTCGACGCTATCACGGACATAGACGGCGCAGTCGCCCGCACCCGGACCCAGGTCACGGTCGAATATCCCCGCACGATCCTGACCCGCAATAACAGCCCCGATGTCGGCTTCGATCGGTCCATCAATGCCTATCGGGGTTGCGAACATGGTTGCATCTACTGTTTCGCCCGGCCCAGCCATGCCTATCATGACTTGTCGCCGGGGCTGGATTTCGAAACCAAACTCTTTGCCAAGCCGGACGCCGCCAAACTGCTGCGCGCCGAATTGTCCAGGCGCGGATACGTCGTCGCGCCGATCGCCATGGGCACCAATACCGATCCCTATCAGCCGATCGAGAAGGACTGGCGCATCACCCGCGACGTGCTGGAACTGCTGGTCGAAACCCGTCACCCGACCTTCATCACCACCAAGTCCGATCGGATATTGCGCGACATCGATCTGCTGTCCGACCTTGCGCGCGACGGCCTCGTGGCGGTGATGCTGTCCGTCACCAGCCTGGACCCGGCGGTCGCCCGAACGCTCGAACCGCGCGCGCCGCATCCGCTGCGGCGGGTAGAGGCGATCCGCCGATTGTCGGAGGCGGGCATACCGGTCACGGCCAATATATCGCCCATCATTCCCGGCATCACCGATCATGAGATCGAAGCGATCGTCGCGCGTGTCGCGGCGGCGGGCGCGCGCGACGTCGGCTTCATCCCCGTGCGCCTGCCCCATGAAGTCGCGCCGCTCTTTCGCGCCTGGCTCGACACCTATTATCCCGACCGTGCAAGCAAGGTGATGGCGATCATCAACGACCTGCGCGGGGGCAAGGACAATGATCCCAATTTCGGGACGCGCATGCGGGGACAGGGCGTATGGGCCGACCTCATCCGCACCCGCTTCGCCAAGGCGCGCAAACGGGCGGGTCTGGGGGCGGACAGGCTTATCCTGCGCACCGACCTCTTCCGCCCACCCGAAGGCGCGCAGATGCGGTTGTTTTAA
- a CDS encoding lytic transglycosylase domain-containing protein has translation MIRAATKISRLALIAWGMSAALPARADTAPTLPTWTTETSPLQLSDGDKARYRAIFTAIQAQQWNDAKAMVAALDPQDAVRPLALSELYLAKGSPRVELFDLLDLINKAAWLPKADQLSRLAQRRGATILPTLPQIQKMVWLGAAPRRQYVAATKTDVLAQALAGQIQTYVKNDDPIGAEALLATGEPGLTPEGLTEVRQRVAWAYYIENDDTNARRMAARALETRTGGDWTVQAHWTTGLASWRQNDCRTAAPAFANVAAFASDADMRAAGAYWASRAYMVCGEAEKVANYLKQAARSDETFYGLLARESLGLPLGGAPVGNRFGALEWQKLAGSPNARAAIALSAIGESARADELIRYQAKIGGSDQYDALLRLAGALNLPATQLWLAHNGPAGKQPDSFARFPAPDWRPDGGWRVDPSLIYAHTLQESGFRSDVVSSAGARGLMQVRPGTAGDVGLSNAAQLFVPSTNMEYGQRYLEALRDMSATGGLLPKVMAAYNAGPQPVDRWNTQVHDKGDPLLFMESLPYYETRAYVNIVMRNYWMYQIQAKGSADCLTGMAQGLWPTFPNAKGVKLVRISKADGRASMGGGAD, from the coding sequence GTGATTCGCGCCGCGACCAAAATATCCCGCCTAGCCCTGATCGCATGGGGCATGTCCGCCGCCCTGCCCGCCCGCGCCGACACCGCTCCGACCCTTCCCACATGGACGACCGAAACATCCCCGTTGCAACTGAGCGACGGCGACAAGGCCCGATATCGCGCCATCTTCACCGCGATCCAGGCGCAGCAATGGAACGATGCGAAGGCGATGGTCGCCGCGCTCGATCCGCAGGACGCCGTCCGCCCGCTGGCCTTGTCCGAACTTTACCTGGCCAAGGGGTCGCCCCGCGTCGAACTGTTCGACCTACTCGACCTCATCAACAAGGCCGCCTGGCTGCCCAAGGCGGACCAGCTTTCCCGCCTGGCCCAGCGCCGTGGCGCAACCATCCTGCCCACGCTGCCGCAGATCCAGAAGATGGTGTGGCTGGGCGCGGCCCCCCGCCGCCAATATGTCGCCGCCACCAAGACGGACGTTCTGGCGCAGGCGCTGGCCGGGCAGATCCAGACCTATGTCAAGAATGACGATCCGATCGGCGCGGAAGCCTTGCTCGCCACCGGCGAGCCTGGCTTGACCCCCGAAGGCCTGACCGAAGTGCGCCAGCGCGTTGCCTGGGCCTATTATATCGAAAATGACGACACCAATGCCCGCCGCATGGCCGCGCGCGCGCTCGAAACCCGGACCGGTGGCGACTGGACGGTGCAGGCGCACTGGACGACCGGCCTGGCATCCTGGCGTCAAAATGATTGCCGCACCGCCGCGCCCGCTTTCGCCAATGTCGCTGCCTTCGCGTCGGACGCCGATATGCGCGCTGCCGGTGCCTATTGGGCGTCGCGCGCCTATATGGTCTGCGGCGAAGCGGAAAAGGTCGCCAATTATCTGAAGCAGGCGGCCCGTTCGGATGAGACATTCTACGGCCTGCTCGCCCGCGAATCGCTGGGCCTGCCGTTGGGTGGCGCGCCCGTCGGCAACCGCTTCGGCGCGCTCGAATGGCAGAAGCTGGCGGGCAGCCCCAATGCCCGCGCCGCCATCGCCCTGTCCGCGATCGGCGAAAGCGCGCGCGCCGACGAACTCATCCGTTACCAGGCGAAGATCGGCGGCAGCGACCAATATGACGCGCTGCTACGCCTAGCGGGAGCGCTCAACCTGCCCGCGACCCAGTTATGGCTGGCCCATAACGGTCCCGCCGGCAAGCAGCCCGACAGCTTCGCCCGCTTTCCGGCCCCCGACTGGCGCCCCGACGGCGGCTGGCGGGTCGATCCCTCGCTGATCTACGCCCATACGTTGCAGGAATCGGGCTTCCGATCCGACGTGGTCAGCAGCGCGGGCGCGCGCGGCCTGATGCAGGTCCGTCCCGGTACGGCGGGCGATGTCGGCCTGTCCAACGCGGCGCAACTCTTCGTACCGTCGACCAACATGGAATATGGGCAGCGCTATCTGGAAGCCCTGCGCGACATGAGCGCGACCGGCGGCCTGCTGCCCAAGGTGATGGCCGCCTATAATGCCGGGCCGCAGCCGGTGGATCGTTGGAACACCCAGGTCCACGACAAGGGCGATCCGCTGCTGTTCATGGAATCGCTGCCCTATTACGAAACCCGCGCCTATGTGAACATCGTCATGCGCAATTACTGGATGTACCAGATCCAGGCGAAGGGCAGCGCCGATTGCCTGACCGGCATGGCGCAGGGGCTGTGGCCGACCTTTCCCAATGCCAAGGGTGTCAAGCTGGTGCGCATCAGCAAGGCGGACGGTCGCGCCAGCATGGGCGGCGGCGCGGACTGA
- a CDS encoding NAD(P)H-hydrate dehydratase, translating into MTGGPILTAAQMRAAEQAAFAAGTDAYDLMERASAAAADIIWRAGHRRDALVLCGPGNNGGDGYVIARRLRERGVPVRIAALGESRTASALRARAAWGGSVDDMMTAYPASQLIDALFGIGLTRGLDDAMVARLCYLANTATISHAVDVPSGVDSDSGALLSALPRFGTCIALGAYKPAHLLYPAAAHMGRLVLADIGIDLPSQVHRLDAPILSAPSVDAHKYTRGLVTVVGGEMSGAAMLAAAAAAHAGAGMVRLVTDDVRPLSPHAIVRQQHGGDSFSDPRIGALLVGPGLGRSTTARARLSAALNAGHPLVLDADALTLLGETSARTLPKGAIVTPHEGEFQRLFGALPGSKIDRALAAARASGSVVIYKGADSVIAAPDGRVAVATGASSWLSTAGTGDVLAGIAAARLAVTGDPFRAACEAVWLHGDAARRAGAAFVADDLLTTLPAAIAARL; encoded by the coding sequence ATGACCGGCGGGCCGATCCTGACTGCTGCGCAGATGCGCGCGGCGGAGCAGGCGGCCTTCGCAGCGGGTACGGACGCTTACGACCTGATGGAACGCGCCAGCGCAGCGGCGGCCGACATCATCTGGCGCGCGGGGCATCGGCGCGATGCCCTGGTCCTGTGCGGGCCGGGCAATAATGGCGGCGATGGCTATGTGATCGCCCGCCGCTTGCGGGAGCGCGGGGTGCCGGTCCGGATCGCCGCATTAGGCGAAAGCCGGACGGCTTCTGCGCTGCGCGCGCGGGCGGCCTGGGGCGGGTCGGTCGACGATATGATGACCGCCTACCCGGCGAGCCAGTTGATCGATGCGCTGTTCGGCATCGGACTGACCCGCGGTCTGGACGATGCGATGGTGGCGCGACTATGCTATCTGGCGAATACGGCCACGATCAGTCACGCCGTCGACGTGCCGAGCGGGGTAGATAGCGACAGCGGCGCGCTGTTGTCGGCCCTACCGCGCTTTGGCACGTGCATCGCACTGGGTGCCTATAAGCCTGCCCATCTTCTCTATCCTGCGGCGGCGCATATGGGGCGTTTGGTGCTGGCGGATATCGGGATCGACCTGCCAAGCCAGGTGCATCGACTGGACGCGCCGATATTATCCGCACCCTCGGTTGACGCGCATAAATATACGCGCGGGCTGGTGACGGTGGTCGGGGGCGAGATGTCCGGCGCGGCGATGCTGGCGGCGGCAGCGGCTGCGCATGCCGGCGCGGGCATGGTGCGGCTGGTGACGGACGATGTTCGGCCCCTGTCACCCCATGCGATCGTTCGGCAGCAGCATGGCGGCGACAGCTTCTCCGATCCACGGATCGGGGCCTTGCTTGTCGGGCCGGGGCTGGGACGAAGCACGACGGCGCGGGCGCGGCTGAGCGCCGCGCTGAATGCCGGGCATCCGCTGGTGCTCGACGCAGATGCGCTGACGTTGCTGGGTGAGACAAGTGCGAGAACTCTTCCCAAAGGCGCGATCGTGACGCCGCACGAGGGGGAGTTTCAACGGTTGTTCGGCGCGCTGCCAGGCAGCAAGATCGATCGGGCGCTGGCGGCGGCTCGGGCATCGGGCAGCGTGGTCATCTATAAGGGCGCAGATAGCGTGATCGCCGCGCCGGATGGCCGCGTGGCTGTGGCGACGGGCGCGTCGTCCTGGCTGTCGACGGCGGGAACCGGCGACGTGCTGGCCGGAATCGCCGCGGCACGGCTGGCGGTCACGGGCGATCCGTTCCGGGCGGCGTGCGAAGCGGTGTGGTTGCATGGCGATGCGGCGCGACGGGCTGGTGCGGCCTTTGTCGCGGATGATTTGCTAACCACCCTGCCAGCGGCTATCGCCGCGCGATTGTGA